From the genome of Leptolyngbya iicbica LK, one region includes:
- a CDS encoding sugar O-acetyltransferase, with the protein MPLTEREKMLANEPYLANDPELVALRLAAARQLHRFNQSAHDETATRSQIIQTLFDTVGESCEIYPPFHCDYGRHIRAGHNVYINVNCTILDCNWVTIGDDVLMGPNVQLYTAYHPVDPQVRLTGVEMAAPIAIGNNVWLGGGVIVCPGVTIGDGSTIGAGSVVTKSIPANVVAVGNPCRVVRAV; encoded by the coding sequence ATGCCGCTGACTGAACGGGAAAAAATGCTAGCCAATGAGCCGTACCTCGCCAATGATCCAGAATTGGTCGCCTTGCGCCTGGCCGCAGCGCGTCAACTCCATCGATTTAACCAGTCAGCGCATGATGAGACGGCCACCCGATCGCAGATCATCCAAACCCTGTTCGATACCGTTGGGGAGAGCTGTGAGATTTATCCGCCTTTCCATTGCGACTACGGGCGGCACATTCGGGCCGGACACAATGTCTACATCAATGTGAACTGCACGATTTTGGACTGCAACTGGGTGACCATTGGCGACGACGTGCTGATGGGTCCGAATGTACAACTCTACACGGCCTATCATCCCGTTGATCCCCAGGTGCGGCTGACGGGGGTAGAAATGGCAGCCCCGATCGCCATTGGCAATAACGTTTGGTTAGGCGGCGGCGTGATTGTTTGTCCGGGTGTCACCATTGGCGACGGCAGCACCATTGGGGCGGGCAGCGTAGTCACCAAATCGATTCCCGCCAACGTGGTGGCGGTGGGCAATCCATGCCGGGTTGTGCGAGCGGTTTGA
- the tmk gene encoding dTMP kinase — protein MQGKLIVFEGVEGSGKSTQLARLQHWLVAHSAFQKLQTAGIVPELIVTREPGGTNLGRSLRSLLLDHQPETALGARAELLLYAADRAQHIEEVICPALQAGSWVLCDRFIDSTVAYQGYGRGLSLSLIEQLNDIATEGISGDLTFWLKLDAAQGLSRSRRRGSLDRMEQTHLEFHQQVQQGFETLAERHPERIVTIDAAVTEDTVAQQIQTIMEQKLKTWYRKHLPIS, from the coding sequence ATGCAGGGAAAACTGATTGTTTTTGAAGGCGTTGAGGGCAGCGGCAAAAGTACGCAACTGGCTCGGTTGCAGCATTGGTTGGTGGCACATTCTGCGTTTCAAAAACTACAGACAGCAGGAATTGTGCCGGAGTTAATCGTGACTCGCGAACCCGGCGGCACAAATCTGGGGCGATCGCTGCGATCGCTGTTACTCGACCATCAGCCCGAAACGGCCCTGGGTGCTCGTGCTGAACTGTTGCTGTATGCGGCCGATCGCGCTCAGCACATCGAAGAAGTCATTTGTCCGGCGCTGCAAGCGGGCAGTTGGGTGTTGTGCGATCGCTTCATCGACTCCACCGTGGCGTATCAGGGCTATGGCCGTGGCCTCAGCCTCTCGTTGATTGAGCAGTTGAATGACATTGCCACGGAGGGCATCTCGGGCGATCTGACCTTTTGGCTCAAACTCGATGCCGCCCAGGGACTCAGCCGCAGTCGCCGCCGGGGATCGCTAGATCGGATGGAACAGACCCACCTGGAATTTCACCAACAGGTACAGCAAGGCTTTGAAACCTTGGCAGAGCGTCATCCCGAACGGATTGTGACCATTGACGCAGCGGTCACCGAAGACACGGTGGCGCAGCAGATTCAAACCATCATGGAGCAAAAGCTGAAGACGTGGTATCGGAAACATTTGCCGATCTCTTAG
- a CDS encoding DNA polymerase III subunit delta': MVSETFADLLGQTTAIDLLSQAIAQAQIAPSYLFAGPSGVGRRLAALRFAECLLGNGLSLEPTTLRRRIASRNHPDLLWVEPTYLHKGKPVTAAEAEELDLKRKSPPQIRLEQIREIARFLARPTLEAPQAVVVIEGAETMAEAPANGLLKTLEEPGAATLILLAEDSAQLLPTIISRCQTIPFRRLAADTMSSILQQAGYAEILQRPDILAMAQGSPGQAISAWEQLNTIPDPILAALSRPPSTLRDALDTARQVSKELDIESQLWLVDYLQHMTWEQQRSPQPLQALEQARIHLRRFVQPRLVWEVTLMRFVQP, from the coding sequence GTGGTATCGGAAACATTTGCCGATCTCTTAGGCCAAACGACAGCGATTGATTTGCTGAGTCAGGCGATCGCTCAAGCTCAGATTGCTCCCTCCTATTTATTTGCGGGGCCGTCTGGAGTGGGACGACGGTTGGCCGCACTTCGATTTGCCGAATGCCTGCTCGGCAACGGTTTGAGCCTTGAGCCGACAACGCTGCGGCGACGCATCGCATCCCGCAACCATCCCGATCTACTGTGGGTCGAGCCCACGTATCTGCACAAAGGCAAGCCCGTCACTGCTGCCGAAGCCGAAGAACTGGATCTGAAACGCAAAAGTCCGCCGCAGATTCGCTTAGAGCAGATTCGGGAGATTGCCCGATTTTTGGCGCGACCGACCCTGGAAGCGCCGCAAGCCGTGGTGGTCATTGAAGGGGCGGAAACCATGGCCGAAGCGCCCGCCAATGGATTGCTGAAGACGTTGGAAGAGCCGGGAGCCGCCACCCTGATTTTGCTGGCCGAAGACAGCGCTCAACTCTTGCCCACGATTATTTCTCGTTGTCAGACGATCCCCTTTCGGCGGTTGGCGGCTGATACGATGAGCAGCATTTTGCAGCAGGCGGGCTACGCAGAGATTTTGCAGCGCCCCGACATCCTCGCGATGGCCCAGGGCAGCCCCGGTCAGGCGATCTCTGCTTGGGAGCAACTCAACACGATTCCCGACCCTATCCTCGCAGCCCTTAGTCGCCCGCCCAGCACCTTGCGTGACGCCCTCGATACCGCGCGACAAGTCAGCAAAGAACTGGATATTGAATCGCAACTCTGGCTAGTGGATTATTTGCAGCATATGACGTGGGAGCAGCAGCGATCGCCTCAGCCGCTGCAAGCGCTCGAACAAGCCCGCATCCACCTCCGTCGCTTTGTGCAGCCGCGCCTCGTGTGGGAAGTCACGCTAATGCGCTTCGTCCAACCCTAA
- a CDS encoding efflux RND transporter periplasmic adaptor subunit has protein sequence MAIKQLRSLSGTQFWLLLVGLLVLAGGSFWLVRSRLQAQQAEVAETAAPAPQRVQVAALGRVEPAGRVVDVVAGESGRLGQLEVAEGEVVQAEQILAYLDIYAVRRAERDFAASQLAEAEALLVAQTEAGQATIQEAETRISQIDQPQLAAIEAQQRTIESLQADLQIAEADLARFEALYADGAIAQQERDRQRATVQRLREEVLSAQARKQELTVARTTSLANADAQVNSQTANLQLAQAQVNVESATQNLALAEARLEQTIVRAPRAGQILQLYAEPGEAVTTNAPILALGDTQQMYVVAEVYETDVSLVEPGQRATITSRNGAFADVLTGTVEQVGLQIFKNDVLDDDPAANADARVVEVRVRVDQSEVIDGLTNLQVDVVIDVES, from the coding sequence ATGGCCATCAAACAATTGCGCTCCTTATCCGGCACCCAATTTTGGCTGCTGCTGGTCGGTTTGTTGGTGCTGGCCGGGGGCTCGTTTTGGCTGGTGCGATCGCGGCTGCAAGCGCAACAAGCAGAGGTGGCTGAAACGGCAGCGCCCGCTCCCCAGCGAGTACAAGTGGCGGCACTGGGACGGGTTGAACCAGCAGGCCGCGTCGTCGATGTCGTCGCGGGCGAAAGTGGTCGCCTGGGCCAACTAGAAGTGGCGGAAGGGGAGGTCGTGCAAGCCGAGCAGATCCTGGCCTATTTAGACATTTATGCGGTGCGTCGCGCCGAACGGGACTTCGCCGCCAGTCAACTCGCCGAAGCCGAGGCGCTGCTGGTGGCCCAAACCGAGGCCGGGCAAGCCACCATTCAAGAAGCAGAAACGCGGATCAGCCAAATTGATCAACCGCAACTGGCCGCTATTGAAGCCCAACAGCGCACCATCGAAAGCCTGCAAGCTGACCTGCAAATTGCCGAGGCCGATTTGGCCCGCTTTGAAGCGCTGTATGCCGATGGGGCGATCGCCCAGCAAGAGCGCGATCGCCAGCGGGCCACCGTGCAACGTCTGCGGGAAGAAGTGTTAAGTGCCCAAGCCCGCAAACAAGAACTCACCGTCGCCCGGACCACCAGTCTGGCGAACGCCGACGCCCAGGTCAACAGCCAGACCGCCAATTTGCAACTGGCCCAAGCCCAGGTGAATGTCGAGTCTGCCACCCAAAACCTGGCCCTAGCCGAAGCCCGCCTGGAGCAGACCATCGTTCGGGCTCCCCGCGCCGGGCAAATCTTGCAATTGTATGCGGAACCGGGCGAAGCGGTGACCACTAACGCCCCCATTTTGGCGCTGGGGGACACCCAGCAAATGTATGTCGTGGCAGAAGTCTACGAAACGGATGTGTCGCTGGTAGAGCCCGGGCAACGAGCCACCATCACCAGCCGCAACGGGGCCTTTGCTGACGTGCTGACAGGCACGGTAGAACAGGTGGGTCTGCAAATTTTCAAAAATGACGTGCTGGACGATGACCCCGCCGCCAACGCCGATGCCCGCGTGGTGGAGGTGCGGGTGCGGGTCGATCAGAGTGAGGTGATTGACGGCCTCACGAATTTGCAGGTGGATGTGGTGATTGATGTGGAGTCGTAG
- the devC gene encoding ABC transporter permease DevC, whose protein sequence is MQRTPLALLNLLHEKTRLIVAIAGVAFAVLLIFMNLGFQGALLATTVTFYEQLQADIFLTSPESLEISSTKAFPRTRLVQIAGVEGVERAMPLYMEYLLWRNPETRISRAMFVFGINPQDPVFGMPELQTRAAQQVLETPNTVLIDRLSREEFGPQTVGLETEADRRRVTIGGQYTLGGGFAADGTLIMSDQNFIRFFAPRPFSQINLGLIQVESGANVDAIATTLRRLLPADVQVLTRREMIQNDLQFWLQTTAIGFIFTLGVIVSFIVGTVIVYQILYTDIRDHMTEYATLKAMGYSGRYLFGVVLQEAVILAIAGFVPGWVVAVGLYRLTREATNLPMIMTVNRLVLVLALTVVMCSLSGLISVRRAVTADPAEVF, encoded by the coding sequence ATGCAACGAACGCCCCTCGCCCTCTTAAACCTGTTGCATGAAAAGACCCGGCTGATTGTCGCGATCGCGGGGGTGGCCTTTGCCGTGCTGCTGATTTTTATGAACCTGGGGTTCCAGGGGGCGCTGCTCGCCACGACCGTCACTTTCTATGAGCAACTGCAAGCGGATATTTTTCTCACCTCGCCCGAATCTCTCGAAATCAGTTCCACCAAAGCCTTTCCTCGCACTCGACTGGTGCAGATCGCCGGGGTAGAAGGGGTCGAGCGGGCCATGCCGCTGTACATGGAATATCTGCTGTGGCGGAATCCTGAGACGCGCATCAGCCGCGCCATGTTTGTGTTTGGCATCAATCCCCAAGACCCCGTGTTTGGGATGCCCGAGTTGCAAACGCGAGCCGCGCAGCAAGTGCTCGAAACGCCCAACACCGTGCTGATCGATCGCCTCTCTCGCGAAGAATTTGGTCCCCAGACTGTGGGCTTGGAAACGGAGGCCGATCGCCGCCGCGTCACCATTGGCGGGCAATACACCCTGGGGGGCGGATTCGCGGCTGATGGCACCCTGATCATGAGCGACCAGAACTTTATTCGCTTTTTTGCGCCGCGCCCCTTTAGCCAGATCAACCTGGGGCTCATTCAAGTGGAGTCAGGGGCCAATGTGGACGCGATCGCCACCACCCTGCGTCGCTTGCTGCCCGCTGATGTGCAAGTTCTGACCCGCCGCGAAATGATTCAAAACGATTTGCAGTTCTGGCTCCAAACCACCGCGATCGGCTTCATTTTTACCCTCGGCGTGATTGTGTCCTTCATCGTCGGCACGGTGATTGTGTATCAGATTCTCTACACCGACATCCGCGACCACATGACCGAATACGCCACCCTCAAAGCCATGGGCTATAGCGGTCGCTATTTATTCGGCGTCGTCCTCCAAGAAGCCGTCATTCTGGCCATTGCCGGATTTGTGCCCGGCTGGGTGGTCGCTGTGGGGCTATATCGCCTCACCCGCGAGGCGACCAATCTACCGATGATCATGACCGTCAACCGCCTGGTGTTGGTCTTAGCCTTGACCGTAGTCATGTGCAGCCTCTCGGGGCTCATTTCCGTGCGCCGCGCCGTCACTGCCGACCCAGCGGAGGTGTTTTAG
- the devC gene encoding ABC transporter permease DevC, with protein MLTWWKRTPLAWLNLTHDRRKFATSMAGVGFAVLLMFLFTGFQNALYDSQVQLINRLNADIIIINRLKNNMFVPSAFARRRLYQAQALAGVKAAYPMYMSDVRWRNPETRKTRPVRVLAFNLADPVLPLPGVTANLAALRLPNTALIDTRARAEIGPREAGIQSELADRAIKIVGTFSLGTDFAAGNGNLIMSDQNFLRYFANRGPEEDERSFATVDIGLVQVQPGINVDEMVQALSDFLPNDVKVLRRSGPGNSFEAQERDYWRESTNIAFVFSLLTVMSFFVGIILVYQILYTDVADHWQEYATLKAMGYSNRFLFTVVIQEALILSVLGFIPGLLVSRLLYTAASNAIGLVFLMTPGRIAQMYLATFAMCLISGAIAVRKVQSTDPAEVFG; from the coding sequence ATGCTGACTTGGTGGAAACGGACGCCCCTGGCGTGGCTCAACCTGACCCACGATCGCCGCAAATTTGCCACCTCTATGGCCGGAGTGGGGTTTGCCGTGTTGCTGATGTTCCTGTTCACCGGCTTTCAAAACGCCCTTTACGACAGCCAAGTCCAGCTCATCAACCGCCTCAACGCCGACATCATCATCATCAATCGGCTTAAAAACAACATGTTTGTGCCGTCCGCTTTTGCGCGGCGACGCCTCTATCAGGCTCAGGCGTTGGCCGGAGTCAAGGCCGCTTATCCGATGTATATGAGTGATGTGCGCTGGCGCAATCCTGAGACTCGCAAGACGCGGCCCGTGCGCGTCCTCGCCTTTAACCTGGCCGATCCGGTATTGCCCTTGCCGGGCGTCACCGCGAATCTGGCAGCCCTGCGGCTGCCCAATACGGCGTTAATTGACACCCGCGCCCGGGCCGAGATTGGCCCCCGCGAGGCGGGCATTCAGTCCGAGTTGGCGGATCGAGCCATCAAAATTGTCGGCACCTTTAGTCTGGGCACCGACTTTGCCGCGGGCAACGGCAACCTGATCATGAGCGACCAAAACTTTTTGCGCTATTTTGCCAATCGGGGTCCCGAGGAGGATGAGCGCAGTTTTGCGACGGTAGATATTGGTCTGGTGCAAGTGCAGCCGGGGATCAACGTGGATGAGATGGTGCAAGCGTTGAGCGACTTTTTGCCCAATGATGTGAAGGTGCTGCGGCGATCTGGTCCCGGCAATAGCTTCGAGGCACAAGAGCGCGACTACTGGCGCGAAAGTACCAACATTGCCTTTGTGTTTTCGCTGTTGACGGTGATGAGTTTTTTTGTTGGCATCATTCTCGTTTACCAGATTTTGTATACCGATGTGGCCGATCACTGGCAGGAATATGCCACCCTCAAGGCCATGGGCTACAGCAATCGCTTTTTGTTCACCGTTGTCATTCAAGAAGCGTTGATTCTCTCGGTGCTGGGCTTCATTCCGGGCCTTCTGGTGAGCCGCTTGCTTTACACAGCTGCCAGCAATGCCATCGGGCTCGTGTTTCTCATGACGCCGGGCCGCATCGCCCAAATGTATCTGGCGACGTTCGCCATGTGTTTGATTTCCGGGGCGATCGCCGTGCGCAAGGTCCAGTCCACTGATCCTGCTGAGGTATTTGGCTAA
- a CDS encoding ATP-binding cassette domain-containing protein, with the protein MANSPSPESSASGTVTSTSSAVQIRNLNYSFGLGDLTKQVLFDINLDLPRGQIVIMTGPSGSGKTTLLTLIGALRTTHEGSLQVLDQEIVGLSRRRLVSVRRQIGFIFQAHNLFASLTASQNVEMAVELQGQYGTKRSQSVEILSELGLSDRVDYKPDSLSGGQKQRVAIARALVNQPPLILADEPTAALDKKSGRDVVTLMQKLAKEENRTILMVTHDNRILDVADRIINLVDGRLESDDTLDTFVSTHDPKSLDRRMFIM; encoded by the coding sequence ATGGCAAATTCCCCATCACCTGAGTCCAGCGCTTCGGGCACCGTCACTTCGACGTCCAGCGCTGTGCAGATTCGCAATCTCAACTACTCGTTTGGGCTGGGTGATCTCACGAAGCAGGTCTTGTTCGACATCAATTTAGACCTGCCCCGCGGCCAAATTGTGATTATGACGGGACCGTCTGGCTCCGGCAAAACGACGCTACTGACGCTGATTGGCGCACTACGCACCACCCACGAAGGCAGCCTGCAAGTGCTCGATCAGGAAATTGTGGGGCTCAGTCGCCGCCGACTGGTGAGCGTACGCCGCCAGATCGGCTTCATTTTTCAGGCGCACAATCTGTTTGCATCCCTCACCGCCTCCCAGAATGTGGAAATGGCGGTGGAATTACAGGGGCAGTACGGGACCAAGCGATCGCAATCCGTGGAAATTCTCAGCGAACTGGGCCTCAGCGATCGCGTCGACTACAAGCCCGACTCCCTTTCTGGCGGGCAAAAGCAGCGAGTCGCGATCGCCCGCGCCCTGGTGAACCAGCCGCCCTTAATTCTCGCCGACGAACCCACCGCCGCCCTGGATAAGAAATCGGGTCGCGACGTCGTCACCCTCATGCAAAAACTCGCCAAAGAAGAGAACCGCACCATTCTCATGGTCACCCACGACAACCGCATTCTGGATGTGGCCGATCGCATCATCAACCTGGTGGACGGTCGCCTGGAATCTGACGATACCCTCGATACCTTTGTCAGCACCCACGATCCCAAAAGTCTTGATCGCCGCATGTTCATCATGTAG
- a CDS encoding ATP-binding protein produces the protein MPVSRLPRQAAGLTFRYGFAPPFTSLMTASPPPISRLPRSLSSFETWGFGLTGLLLWLGIAPAMQIELGWQALAVWLPGTVVGMLINLQVQRLGQQWADLAGGTPSYLSRLWPEAPWLATYGALGYYISWVAVLPVNAIVLTDLVQANLAPFGIDCPTVPLQVGFTAIAFIVAFSGTRALGVLHLFFVVPAVSLVLLFCLQGIGWVALSQTVSEITWGTFAIGDWAKWYVVASYAVYACESGAAFVADSRYPQKTLQILPIAAALIPIVYLVGSWLLLQLGSADADITTPYEQLLAASPFWGEGAAFVVTFLLASASLLSCATAVSNSPRMLYQLSLDGQLPPVFAQVSRQGILGVGLLVTMMLSIAFLWWGDIAQIVFVTGLGWLVSFVIFHGGLWRQRQQAYVRWARASLVFAILEGLIVMVGGIAWNSFDLVLGLLLPLGIWAICQLVGLIPAAGWHWGERDRPFSHTLNAPQQDWALVQIGGLIGLLSGAMTVSWFIHGQIDRLPLTNQVNVLVVVLMIGAAVGVAIAGWTTLPQITLIGAAREQAEQFFNMAADSILVLQTDGTILQANAASQSLFQSDEAALQGRSLYALLPDLRPTADVRGPTINVPLTVQLASHTLEVTLSNAMVDPVSDVPTPTEQLVAVIRDITERQAAEDALRQKATELQQLLTRLTQTQSQLVQAEKMSSLGQLVAGVAHEINNPLSFIAGNIDFAQDYALDLMQAIEVYQKTYPNPPANVTQTLSRLDVDFLCKDFPKLLASMQDGSQRILSIVQSLKNFSRHEESPTKEVNLYHGLESSLVILRNRLKASGPRPEIKVVQQLAPLPLVECFPSAVNQVLMNLLVNAIDALESVALNETDTPTITITGQPQTYDNVPGVALTVADNGPGIPEHLRDRLCDPFFTTKPIGKGTGLGLAISYQVIVDNHQGRFTIESEPGQGAQFHIWLPQSLQSRPPSAPLTDPPSQTAAGVAATEAGS, from the coding sequence ATGCCCGTTTCCAGACTGCCAAGGCAAGCGGCGGGGCTGACGTTTCGTTACGGTTTTGCCCCGCCATTCACTAGCTTAATGACTGCCAGCCCGCCACCCATTTCTCGCTTACCGCGTAGCCTCAGTTCATTTGAAACTTGGGGCTTTGGCTTAACCGGTTTGCTGCTGTGGCTCGGCATCGCCCCGGCTATGCAAATCGAATTAGGCTGGCAAGCCCTCGCAGTCTGGCTACCCGGCACGGTGGTCGGCATGTTGATTAATCTGCAAGTGCAACGGTTGGGCCAACAATGGGCGGACTTGGCGGGGGGCACCCCCAGCTATCTGAGTCGGTTATGGCCGGAGGCTCCCTGGTTGGCGACCTATGGCGCGCTGGGCTACTACATCAGCTGGGTGGCCGTGTTGCCGGTGAATGCGATCGTGCTGACCGATTTGGTGCAGGCCAATCTCGCTCCCTTTGGTATTGACTGTCCTACCGTCCCGTTACAGGTGGGGTTTACCGCGATCGCCTTTATCGTGGCCTTTAGTGGCACCCGGGCGTTGGGCGTATTGCATTTATTTTTTGTCGTCCCCGCTGTCTCTCTCGTCTTGCTCTTTTGCCTGCAAGGCATTGGCTGGGTCGCGCTCTCGCAAACCGTGTCCGAAATCACCTGGGGCACCTTTGCGATCGGCGACTGGGCCAAGTGGTATGTCGTCGCCAGCTATGCCGTCTATGCCTGCGAAAGTGGCGCGGCCTTTGTCGCCGACAGCCGCTATCCGCAAAAAACGCTGCAAATTTTACCGATCGCCGCCGCGCTCATTCCCATCGTTTATCTAGTGGGCAGTTGGCTCTTGCTGCAGTTGGGCTCTGCCGATGCCGACATCACCACCCCCTATGAGCAGCTGCTAGCCGCCAGTCCCTTTTGGGGTGAAGGGGCAGCGTTTGTGGTGACGTTTTTGCTCGCGTCGGCGAGTTTGCTGAGCTGTGCCACAGCGGTCTCCAACAGCCCTCGGATGCTCTACCAACTGTCCCTCGATGGCCAGTTGCCGCCCGTATTTGCCCAGGTCTCGCGCCAGGGCATTTTGGGCGTCGGCTTACTGGTGACCATGATGCTGAGCATCGCCTTTCTCTGGTGGGGCGACATCGCTCAGATTGTCTTTGTCACCGGACTCGGCTGGTTAGTCTCGTTTGTCATCTTTCACGGGGGGCTCTGGCGGCAGCGGCAGCAAGCCTATGTGCGCTGGGCGCGGGCTTCGCTAGTCTTTGCCATCCTCGAAGGGCTGATCGTCATGGTCGGCGGCATCGCCTGGAACAGCTTCGATCTGGTGTTGGGGTTGTTGCTACCTTTGGGCATTTGGGCGATTTGCCAACTCGTCGGGCTGATCCCAGCCGCTGGGTGGCACTGGGGAGAGCGCGATCGCCCTTTCTCCCATACCCTCAATGCCCCTCAACAAGACTGGGCCCTGGTGCAAATTGGCGGGCTGATCGGGTTGCTCAGCGGGGCCATGACGGTGAGTTGGTTCATCCATGGTCAAATCGATCGCTTGCCGCTCACCAATCAGGTCAATGTCTTGGTGGTGGTGCTGATGATTGGCGCCGCCGTGGGAGTGGCGATCGCCGGATGGACGACCCTGCCCCAAATCACCCTGATTGGGGCCGCCCGGGAACAAGCCGAGCAATTTTTCAACATGGCCGCCGATAGTATTCTCGTCTTGCAGACCGACGGCACCATTCTGCAAGCGAATGCCGCCAGTCAATCCCTATTTCAATCCGATGAGGCGGCTTTGCAAGGGCGATCGCTGTACGCCCTGTTACCCGACCTGCGCCCCACCGCCGACGTACGTGGCCCCACGATCAATGTGCCCCTCACCGTTCAGCTAGCCAGCCACACCCTCGAAGTCACCCTGTCTAACGCGATGGTTGATCCGGTTAGTGACGTTCCCACCCCGACTGAACAGCTGGTCGCGGTCATTCGTGATATCACCGAGCGCCAAGCTGCCGAAGATGCGCTGCGCCAAAAAGCCACCGAACTGCAACAGCTCCTCACTCGCCTCACCCAAACTCAAAGCCAACTCGTCCAAGCCGAAAAGATGTCGAGCCTGGGGCAACTGGTCGCCGGGGTCGCCCACGAAATCAACAATCCGCTCTCCTTTATCGCTGGCAACATTGACTTTGCTCAGGACTATGCGCTGGATCTGATGCAGGCGATCGAGGTGTATCAAAAGACCTATCCCAACCCGCCAGCCAATGTCACCCAGACGCTCAGCCGCCTGGATGTTGATTTTCTCTGCAAAGACTTTCCCAAACTGCTGGCATCTATGCAGGATGGCTCCCAGCGTATTCTCAGCATTGTGCAAAGCTTGAAAAACTTTTCCCGTCATGAAGAATCCCCCACCAAGGAGGTCAATCTCTATCACGGCCTGGAAAGCTCGCTTGTCATTTTGCGCAATCGATTAAAGGCCAGTGGCCCTCGCCCCGAAATCAAGGTCGTCCAGCAGTTAGCGCCGCTGCCCCTGGTGGAATGCTTTCCTTCGGCGGTCAACCAAGTGCTGATGAACCTGCTGGTGAATGCGATCGACGCCCTGGAATCAGTGGCGCTGAACGAGACCGACACCCCCACCATCACTATCACCGGCCAACCGCAAACCTACGACAATGTGCCAGGGGTCGCCCTCACCGTTGCGGACAATGGCCCTGGCATCCCGGAGCATTTGCGCGATCGCCTCTGCGATCCGTTTTTTACCACCAAGCCCATTGGCAAAGGCACCGGACTGGGCCTTGCCATCAGCTATCAGGTCATTGTGGACAACCATCAGGGGCGTTTCACCATTGAGAGCGAACCCGGTCAGGGCGCCCAATTTCACATCTGGTTACCACAGTCGTTACAGTCCCGCCCCCCAAGCGCGCCGCTCACTGACCCGCCCTCTCAAACGGCAGCAGGCGTCGCCGCGACTGAAGCGGGCTCGTAG
- a CDS encoding VOC family protein translates to MKPSRLGHVAICVEDIDRAVTFYQGLGMEVAWHDKDWAYVKAGEDGLALLSPNYEQAGPHFGFVFSDRAEVDTAYARLKADGVFVTEIHEHRDGTASFYGKDPDGNWFEYLYEPASVAATPAAV, encoded by the coding sequence ATGAAACCCTCTCGTCTCGGCCATGTAGCCATTTGTGTAGAAGACATTGATCGGGCGGTGACGTTTTACCAGGGCTTAGGGATGGAAGTCGCCTGGCATGACAAAGATTGGGCTTACGTCAAAGCGGGGGAAGATGGTCTGGCCCTACTCAGCCCGAATTATGAACAGGCGGGCCCGCATTTTGGCTTTGTGTTTAGCGATCGCGCCGAAGTCGATACTGCCTATGCTCGCCTCAAAGCTGACGGGGTCTTTGTTACCGAAATTCACGAGCATCGGGATGGCACGGCCTCTTTCTACGGCAAAGACCCCGATGGCAACTGGTTTGAATATCTCTACGAGCCCGCTTCAGTCGCGGCGACGCCTGCTGCCGTTTGA
- a CDS encoding histidine phosphatase family protein has product MLKLLLLRHGESTSNRDRRMAGQDDAPLTALGVQQCQQLATWLYDQGWQPSHIYSSPLRRAVESTTVLLHPWQWQLPDSQGVEATPTASSRAWRNLSLAARGEHPPPRFCYAAELQEFQAGILTGLTWTEAQQRYPDLCEALVTSLDWLPIPQAETPRQGRRRAEAFVAQLLVQHRNGDAVWVMAHQWILEHLIAALMGSDRTWQISMGNTALFEFWLDCDRWSQTGMARHTSTLWQIQRFNERPHLLTGGAITTAPPADSAP; this is encoded by the coding sequence ATGCTGAAACTGCTGCTGTTGCGTCATGGTGAATCGACCAGTAACCGCGATCGCCGCATGGCTGGCCAAGATGACGCGCCGCTAACGGCACTCGGCGTTCAACAATGTCAGCAGTTGGCGACCTGGCTATATGACCAGGGTTGGCAGCCCAGCCACATTTACAGCAGTCCACTTCGCCGCGCTGTGGAATCCACCACTGTTTTGCTGCACCCCTGGCAGTGGCAATTGCCTGATAGCCAGGGGGTTGAGGCAACGCCAACGGCCAGCTCGAGGGCATGGCGCAACCTGTCACTCGCGGCGCGGGGCGAGCACCCGCCACCGAGGTTTTGCTACGCTGCCGAACTGCAAGAATTTCAGGCAGGAATTTTGACGGGGCTGACGTGGACCGAGGCCCAGCAGCGCTATCCCGATTTATGTGAGGCACTCGTCACATCGCTGGATTGGTTGCCCATTCCCCAGGCAGAAACGCCACGCCAGGGACGGCGACGGGCTGAGGCCTTTGTCGCGCAGCTGTTGGTGCAACACCGCAACGGGGACGCCGTGTGGGTGATGGCCCATCAGTGGATTTTGGAGCATTTGATTGCGGCGCTCATGGGCAGCGATCGCACCTGGCAAATTTCCATGGGCAACACGGCCCTGTTTGAATTTTGGTTAGATTGCGATCGCTGGTCGCAAACGGGCATGGCCCGGCACACCAGCACCTTGTGGCAAATCCAACGGTTTAATGAGCGCCCCCACTTGCTAACTGGTGGGGCGATCACGACCGCCCCACCAGCCGACTCCGCCCCTTAA